The DNA sequence CACCATCGCTGAGCGGGGACGCGTTGCCCGCCGTAACGCTGCCGCCGGGCTTGAAGGCGGGTGGCAACTTGGCGAGGCCTTCGAGCGTGGTGCTGCCGCGCACGAGCTCGTCGGTGGCGAAGGCGACCGTGGTGCGCTCGGCCTTTGCGCCCTTCCACGTCACGCGTTCCACGTCGATCGGCACGATCTCGTTTGCGAAGACGCCGCGCTTCCACGCGTCGGCGGCCTTCTGCTGGGACGAAAGCGCGAACTGATCCTGCATCTCGCGCGTGATGCCCCAGCGCTTGGCCACGCGCTCGGCCGTGAAGCCCATGCCGATGTTCTCTTCCGTCAGTTCCGGATGCAGGCGCGTGTGGAAGCCGCTCATCGGCACGGCGCTCATCATCTCCACGCCGCCGGCGATGATGACGTCGTTCATCCCGCTCAGGATGGCCTGCGCGCCGAGCGCGACGCTCTGCAGGCCGGAGGAGCAGAAGCGGTTGATGGTCATCGCGCTGACATCGACCGGGAACCCCGCGCGCAGCACGGCAAGGCGCGCGACGTTGAGGCCTTGGCCGGCCTCGGGCATGGCGCAGCCCCAGATCACGTCATCGACGTGCTTGGGGTCGAGCTTCACCTTCTCAACGACCGCCTTGAGCACGGC is a window from the Pseudogemmatithrix spongiicola genome containing:
- a CDS encoding thiolase family protein, whose translation is MKNEVVIVSAVRTAVARGKKDGSLASVHPIDLSSAVLKAVVEKVKLDPKHVDDVIWGCAMPEAGQGLNVARLAVLRAGFPVDVSAMTINRFCSSGLQSVALGAQAILSGMNDVIIAGGVEMMSAVPMSGFHTRLHPELTEENIGMGFTAERVAKRWGITREMQDQFALSSQQKAADAWKRGVFANEIVPIDVERVTWKGAKAERTTVAFATDELVRGSTTLEGLAKLPPAFKPGGSVTAGNASPLSDGAAAVLMMSAEKAKALGLKPLAKFITFATAGVDPDVMGIGPVKAVPKALARAGLALGDIKLIEFNEAFAAQALAVIKDLEMDTTRINVNGGAIALGHPLGATGAKLTVQLVHELGRRGGGLGMVTMCIGGGMGAAGVFEVLPA